The Methylomarinum vadi genome has a window encoding:
- a CDS encoding diacylglycerol kinase has translation MANQNAKGIKRIYNAFFFSLAGFKATWRHEEAFRQEVLLFLVTTPLAFWLGGNTIEKLLLIGSMVLVLVTELLNSALESVVDRVGLEHHELSGRAKDIGSAAVFLTLAWAAFTWAMIIF, from the coding sequence ATGGCAAATCAAAACGCGAAGGGAATAAAACGAATTTATAACGCTTTCTTCTTCTCCCTGGCCGGCTTCAAGGCAACCTGGCGACATGAGGAAGCGTTCCGTCAGGAAGTGTTATTATTTTTGGTGACGACGCCGCTGGCTTTCTGGCTGGGCGGCAATACCATCGAAAAACTGTTGTTGATCGGCAGCATGGTGCTGGTGCTGGTGACGGAACTGCTGAATTCCGCCTTGGAATCGGTGGTGGACAGGGTTGGATTGGAGCACCATGAGTTATCCGGCCGGGCCAAGGACATCGGCTCGGCGGCGGTTTTTTTGACGTTGGCCTGGGCGGCGTTTACCTGGGCAATGATTATATTTTAA
- the gcvH gene encoding glycine cleavage system protein GcvH produces MTDMPENLKYAKTHEWAKLEADNVVRVGITDFAQSELGDLVFVELPEVGRQLAQGEQCAVVESVKTASDLYSPVGGEVVEVNEALNDEPERVNEDAFACWMFAIKASDPSELEQLLDADGYSKMVEE; encoded by the coding sequence ATGACTGATATGCCGGAAAATCTGAAATATGCCAAAACCCATGAATGGGCCAAACTGGAAGCCGATAATGTCGTGCGGGTCGGGATTACGGACTTTGCCCAGTCGGAATTGGGGGATCTGGTATTCGTCGAGTTACCGGAAGTGGGGCGGCAACTGGCTCAAGGCGAGCAATGCGCGGTGGTGGAGTCGGTCAAAACCGCGTCGGATTTATACAGCCCGGTCGGCGGCGAGGTGGTGGAAGTCAACGAGGCGCTGAACGACGAACCGGAACGGGTCAATGAAGATGCCTTCGCTTGCTGGATGTTCGCCATCAAAGCCAGCGATCCGTCGGAACTGGAGCAATTGCTGGACGCCGACGGCTACAGCAAGATGGTGGAAGAATAA
- a CDS encoding efflux RND transporter periplasmic adaptor subunit, translating into MIVLRHVAITLLLVLSGNSFATADDDDTNSSETIVLIGGHRLLELDAQTRKNAGIETVPAQARRYRPEMEAYGKVLDITPLLNLRLQLMTAKVRHDSAAEKNRLSRAGMTRLQDLHRNDAVSTRQLQEQLAQWQTDRALADETALQRRMTIVSSLQQWGNKLTDWFTQASSPEADDIIRHKKQLLQITLPTGVVLPDDVASIRIFVSGDPHNAIAAQLVDAAPQVDPLTQGRQYFFLADNTDLPSGLHVTALIPSQNDSLDGVVIPRAALLWHMGQAFVFIEIDDGRFVRRDIESYRELEGDYFVSSAIKNGERVVSKGAQTLLSQQLRAQIPDEDDDD; encoded by the coding sequence ATGATTGTCTTACGTCATGTCGCCATTACCTTGCTATTGGTCCTTTCTGGTAACAGCTTTGCAACCGCGGACGATGACGATACTAACTCCAGCGAAACAATTGTTTTGATCGGCGGCCATCGCTTACTCGAACTGGACGCCCAAACCCGCAAAAACGCCGGCATCGAAACCGTGCCAGCCCAAGCGCGCCGCTACCGTCCCGAAATGGAAGCATACGGCAAGGTACTCGACATCACGCCGCTGCTCAATCTGCGCCTGCAATTGATGACCGCCAAGGTACGCCACGACAGCGCCGCCGAAAAAAACCGCCTGTCCCGGGCCGGCATGACGCGCCTGCAAGACCTGCATCGAAACGATGCCGTATCGACCCGCCAATTACAGGAACAATTAGCGCAATGGCAAACGGACCGCGCCTTGGCCGACGAAACGGCGCTGCAACGGCGAATGACCATTGTCTCAAGCCTGCAACAGTGGGGCAATAAGCTGACGGACTGGTTTACCCAGGCCTCTTCGCCCGAAGCGGATGATATCATCCGCCATAAGAAACAATTATTACAAATCACCTTGCCGACCGGTGTCGTTCTGCCGGACGATGTCGCCAGCATCCGCATCTTTGTCAGCGGCGACCCACATAACGCCATTGCGGCGCAACTGGTCGATGCCGCCCCCCAGGTCGACCCCCTGACACAGGGCCGGCAATATTTCTTCCTCGCCGACAATACCGATCTACCGTCGGGCCTGCACGTGACCGCGTTGATTCCCAGCCAAAACGACAGTCTTGACGGCGTTGTCATACCCCGCGCGGCCCTGCTATGGCACATGGGGCAGGCCTTTGTCTTTATCGAAATCGACGACGGTCGGTTCGTCCGCCGCGATATCGAGAGTTATCGGGAATTGGAAGGCGATTACTTCGTTTCCTCAGCCATTAAAAATGGGGAGCGCGTGGTGAGCAAAGGCGCCCAGACCTTGCTGTCGCAGCAATTGCGCGCGCAAATTCCTGACGAAGACGATGATGACTAA
- a CDS encoding putative bifunctional diguanylate cyclase/phosphodiesterase produces MQSGQSAQHARSQIKAELVAHLYRNAPLSYAFTILNGFLLAFLQRAVISLEILSTWFMLLLVITLIRWALVVAYNNNYFKKLDVDDWNTLYLWGTGFAGCVWASAAKYLFPPNNIDHQLFVVFVLAGMTAASVSVLAARMKAFFFFTAPILITLSLQIYLFGSTLSSPMAMMIILYLIGLSVAARETHRTIMTSLELRFDNRMLMKEIRDRQLAEEALHQQKERLQITFSAMGEGVIITDSNGLIEYINPAAEKISGWLNSDVIHKKTEEIFTYFNEETGNQQLPAILNSLMNPACSRQNHLLRTKNGEHRLIEEIATPLMDRSGSIIVGAVAIIRDITQANEYSRQLAFQASHDALTRLPNRSLLCDRLEHAISKAKRTNCMVAVLFMDLDRFKQINDSLGHAAGDELLCGVAQQIEASVREGDTVARLGGDEFVVVLEDIQDLSHVTSVAQKIINHLAHPLTIENQEITANLSIGIAVYPRDGPDVETLLKHADTAMYQTKKFGHEKIQFYFAEMSTQAVERLKLEQQLQHAVIRNELELFYQPRVNIKKRKIVGFEALVRWRMSPNILVPPSEFIHIAEETGTILKIGEWVLFHACQQARRWHISGNPDLHIAVNLSARQIRSPNIVELVANMLQQTQLKPETLELEITESIFLHDLDHAIATLRKLKALGIKLAIDDFGTGYSSLTYIKRFPIDILKIDRSFVQDLDNDLINSAIVPTIITLAHNLNLEVIAEGVEDEMQQKYLNDLGCIDYQGFLFSKPLPEPEATELLKSDDALFNNFNAS; encoded by the coding sequence ATGCAATCAGGCCAGTCTGCTCAACATGCACGATCCCAGATCAAGGCCGAGCTGGTAGCGCATTTATATAGAAATGCTCCCCTTTCTTATGCTTTTACCATTCTTAATGGCTTTTTATTAGCATTCTTACAACGAGCAGTCATCTCACTGGAGATTCTGTCGACATGGTTTATGTTGCTTTTAGTAATAACGTTAATCAGGTGGGCACTCGTTGTTGCATACAATAATAACTATTTCAAAAAACTTGATGTAGACGATTGGAACACCCTTTATCTTTGGGGAACGGGTTTCGCCGGATGCGTTTGGGCAAGTGCGGCCAAATATCTTTTCCCCCCTAATAATATCGATCATCAGCTTTTTGTCGTTTTTGTCCTGGCCGGGATGACGGCTGCGAGTGTTTCTGTGCTTGCCGCCCGGATGAAGGCATTTTTCTTTTTTACAGCACCAATCTTAATCACATTGTCCTTACAGATTTATTTGTTTGGAAGCACGCTATCATCGCCCATGGCTATGATGATCATACTTTATTTAATTGGATTATCCGTAGCCGCTCGAGAAACCCATAGAACAATCATGACGTCATTGGAATTGCGCTTTGACAATCGTATGTTAATGAAGGAGATTCGTGACAGGCAACTTGCAGAAGAAGCGCTGCATCAGCAGAAAGAAAGGTTACAAATTACCTTTTCCGCCATGGGAGAAGGAGTAATTATTACCGATTCAAATGGCTTAATCGAATACATTAACCCCGCCGCCGAAAAAATCAGCGGTTGGTTGAATAGCGATGTGATACATAAAAAAACTGAAGAAATTTTTACTTATTTCAATGAGGAAACGGGCAATCAACAACTTCCGGCTATTCTGAACTCATTAATGAACCCTGCCTGTTCAAGGCAGAATCATTTATTGCGTACAAAAAATGGAGAACACAGACTTATCGAAGAAATCGCAACACCATTAATGGATCGGTCGGGCAGTATTATCGTTGGCGCGGTGGCCATTATTCGCGATATCACTCAAGCCAACGAGTATAGCCGGCAACTTGCTTTCCAAGCGAGTCATGATGCATTGACACGCCTCCCCAACAGGTCATTGCTCTGCGACCGTTTGGAGCATGCCATTTCGAAAGCCAAACGCACCAACTGTATGGTGGCAGTGCTTTTTATGGATTTGGATCGGTTCAAACAAATCAACGATAGCCTTGGCCATGCGGCGGGCGACGAATTACTGTGCGGAGTTGCCCAACAAATCGAGGCAAGTGTCAGAGAAGGGGACACTGTTGCAAGACTGGGAGGCGATGAATTCGTTGTTGTGTTGGAGGATATCCAAGATTTATCTCACGTCACGAGCGTTGCGCAAAAGATCATTAACCATCTCGCCCATCCACTGACGATTGAAAACCAGGAAATTACGGCCAACCTAAGTATTGGCATCGCCGTGTATCCGCGTGATGGCCCGGACGTTGAAACACTGCTAAAGCATGCGGATACGGCGATGTACCAGACCAAAAAATTTGGCCACGAGAAAATCCAATTCTACTTTGCCGAAATGAGTACGCAGGCAGTCGAAAGATTAAAACTGGAGCAACAACTTCAACACGCCGTTATACGCAATGAATTAGAGTTATTTTATCAACCTCGGGTCAATATAAAAAAGCGCAAAATTGTCGGTTTTGAAGCGTTGGTCAGATGGCGAATGTCGCCGAACATACTGGTGCCTCCCTCTGAATTTATTCATATCGCAGAAGAAACCGGAACGATTTTAAAAATAGGCGAATGGGTGCTTTTCCATGCCTGCCAACAGGCGCGACGCTGGCATATCAGCGGGAATCCCGATCTGCATATAGCGGTAAATCTTTCCGCTCGTCAAATTCGAAGTCCTAATATCGTTGAATTAGTTGCCAACATGTTGCAACAAACCCAATTGAAACCTGAAACGCTCGAGCTGGAAATTACCGAAAGCATTTTTCTACACGATCTCGACCATGCGATAGCTACTTTGCGAAAGCTGAAGGCGTTAGGCATTAAGCTAGCGATTGACGACTTTGGCACAGGATACAGTTCGCTAACCTATATCAAGCGATTTCCGATCGACATTCTTAAGATTGACCGATCGTTTGTTCAAGATCTTGATAACGACCTTATCAATTCGGCCATTGTTCCTACGATTATTACTTTGGCACATAACTTGAACCTGGAAGTTATTGCCGAAGGGGTAGAAGACGAAATGCAACAAAAATATTTAAATGATTTAGGCTGTATTGATTATCAAGGCTTTTTGTTCAGCAAACCATTGCCAGAACCGGAGGCAACCGAACTACTAAAATCTGATGACGCCTTGTTTAACAATTTCAACGCAAGTTGA
- a CDS encoding transporter substrate-binding domain-containing protein, whose amino-acid sequence MPIPQTKVSITTIRPLYLALLFGSVLLPVVRWLLVLSLFFWNFGLQAAPEAVSIQLKWTHGFQFAGYYAALEQGYYRDAGLDVTLKEMDFSGDLVERVLADKADYGISDSALLVYHLQGRPVVLVNQFFQHSPLVFLSRRDSGIVSPYEMVGKRVAFNSNNQGDASLNALLLNTLGDLSKIRQVPFGRYPYRNFIDGKTDVVSAYSTSQPFRLKERGIDVNIINPQNYGIDFYGDNLFTSKKELEQHPQRVEKMSRATVKGWHYALAHPDEMIRLIRSKYAPHLSEAYLQYEARTTRQMIIPDLIEVGSVDPKRYRQAAEDYRRLGFVKSSRIEESFFYRMAEAKQQAVVALSAAEKAWLRQHPQVVVGGSPDWMPFNFVDDNGRYSGIANDYLQLIAQKTGLKLKVTIDQWSRNLQKIREQKIDLLGAVYYTDERARYLHFSKPYFEMLDYFFVRDDLAVKTLRDLNGKRVAIPKNYAHAELIEKHFPQIKIVTVDSFSGAIDAVLENRADLLYDTYASLTYTFKKEGINTIVPFRSTRELGKKNIHIVTRKGAPELASIVQKGLDAITEQEKRTIYERWLGKMPEADRHTLTLTAQERAWLERNPVVRYGAEKDWTPYDFVNEHGEHDGVARDFLDLIARSTGLQFQAVVDEWPNLLESAKRGTLDLLPVVYYSEARGRYLTFTRPYQLMLDYVFIRDDIEASTLADLNGKTVAIPRGYLHLDTVKKQFPEWKIFLVDSLLAAVESVIEKKADILIESHSVISHVLKKNSITTIRPFKVLPPGEARKLYMAVPHDKPELVGILDKALAAIAEQDKKEIQDKWFGGEPLETIKRIGLTPAQRQWLSEHPKVRFSGNPNWLPYEAFDSRGRYIGIVADHLRLIEQMLPIEFEIIPTATWSESIGKARTGQVDVLSETADSDLKAELQFTRPYLSSPVVIVMDEAEDYVDGIEQIKQRKLAVIKDYGYVSRIKENYPDIEFAEVATIQEGVTAVSTGKVDALLCTLAQASYQIAELGINNVRIVGKTEFTTQLAFGVRQEFAPLIIHHKV is encoded by the coding sequence ATGCCGATTCCTCAGACGAAAGTCTCGATCACAACAATTCGCCCTCTCTATTTGGCGTTATTATTCGGCAGCGTGCTGCTGCCGGTTGTACGTTGGTTGCTCGTCTTATCGCTTTTCTTTTGGAACTTCGGGTTACAAGCGGCTCCCGAAGCGGTCAGCATTCAATTGAAATGGACGCACGGTTTCCAGTTTGCCGGCTATTATGCCGCATTGGAGCAAGGCTATTACCGTGATGCCGGGCTCGATGTGACGCTGAAGGAAATGGATTTTTCCGGGGATTTGGTCGAGCGGGTATTGGCCGACAAAGCCGATTATGGCATTTCCGACAGCGCCTTGTTGGTCTATCACCTACAAGGGCGGCCGGTGGTCCTAGTCAACCAATTTTTCCAGCATTCGCCGTTGGTGTTTCTGTCCCGCCGCGATTCCGGCATCGTCAGTCCCTACGAAATGGTCGGCAAAAGGGTCGCGTTCAATTCCAACAATCAGGGCGATGCCTCGCTGAATGCGTTGCTGCTGAATACCTTGGGCGATTTGTCCAAAATCCGGCAAGTGCCGTTCGGCAGGTACCCTTACCGAAATTTCATCGACGGCAAAACCGATGTCGTCTCCGCCTATTCGACTTCGCAACCGTTTCGGTTGAAAGAACGGGGGATCGACGTCAATATCATCAATCCACAGAATTACGGCATCGATTTTTACGGCGATAATTTGTTCACTTCGAAAAAAGAACTCGAACAACACCCTCAACGCGTCGAGAAAATGAGCCGGGCGACCGTCAAAGGTTGGCATTACGCTTTGGCCCACCCGGATGAAATGATTCGCTTGATTCGCAGCAAATACGCACCCCATTTGTCCGAGGCTTATTTGCAATATGAAGCGCGTACGACTCGGCAAATGATTATCCCTGATTTGATCGAAGTCGGCTCGGTCGATCCCAAGCGATACCGGCAGGCCGCCGAAGATTATCGGCGCTTGGGATTCGTCAAGTCCAGCCGCATCGAGGAGAGTTTTTTTTACCGCATGGCCGAAGCGAAACAACAGGCGGTGGTGGCGCTCAGTGCGGCGGAGAAGGCCTGGCTCAGGCAGCATCCGCAGGTCGTTGTCGGCGGCAGTCCCGATTGGATGCCGTTCAATTTCGTCGACGACAACGGCCGCTACAGCGGGATCGCCAACGACTATCTGCAATTGATCGCTCAAAAGACCGGCCTGAAGCTCAAGGTGACGATCGATCAATGGAGCCGGAACCTGCAGAAAATCCGCGAGCAGAAAATCGATTTGTTAGGAGCGGTGTATTACACCGACGAACGCGCGCGTTATCTTCATTTTTCCAAGCCCTATTTCGAAATGTTGGATTATTTTTTCGTGCGCGACGATCTCGCCGTGAAAACGTTGCGGGATTTGAACGGCAAACGGGTTGCGATACCGAAAAACTATGCCCACGCCGAGCTGATCGAAAAGCATTTTCCGCAAATAAAGATCGTAACGGTCGACAGTTTCAGCGGCGCCATCGATGCGGTACTGGAAAACCGGGCCGACCTGCTGTATGACACCTATGCCTCGTTGACCTATACCTTTAAGAAAGAAGGCATCAATACGATCGTGCCGTTTCGTTCCACCCGAGAATTGGGCAAAAAAAACATTCATATAGTGACGCGCAAGGGCGCGCCGGAATTGGCGTCGATCGTGCAAAAAGGGTTGGACGCCATTACCGAGCAGGAAAAGCGGACTATTTACGAACGTTGGCTAGGTAAAATGCCTGAAGCCGACCGCCACACTCTGACATTGACCGCGCAGGAACGAGCCTGGCTCGAACGCAATCCGGTGGTCCGTTATGGCGCGGAGAAAGACTGGACGCCTTACGATTTCGTCAATGAGCACGGTGAACACGATGGCGTGGCGCGGGATTTCCTGGACTTGATCGCCCGCAGCACCGGTTTGCAATTCCAGGCGGTGGTCGATGAGTGGCCGAATTTGCTGGAAAGCGCCAAGCGAGGAACGCTGGATTTGTTGCCGGTCGTTTATTATTCCGAGGCGCGTGGCCGCTATTTGACCTTTACCCGGCCCTATCAATTGATGCTGGATTATGTCTTCATCCGCGACGATATCGAGGCTTCGACTTTGGCGGATTTGAACGGTAAAACCGTCGCCATTCCTAGGGGTTATCTCCATCTCGATACCGTCAAGAAACAATTTCCGGAATGGAAAATTTTTCTGGTCGATAGCTTGCTGGCGGCGGTGGAAAGCGTCATCGAAAAAAAGGCGGATATTTTGATCGAATCCCATTCGGTCATCAGTCATGTATTGAAAAAAAATAGCATCACGACGATCCGTCCGTTCAAGGTGTTGCCGCCGGGCGAGGCGAGGAAGCTGTATATGGCGGTGCCGCACGACAAGCCCGAGTTGGTCGGTATTTTGGATAAGGCGTTGGCGGCGATTGCGGAACAAGACAAAAAAGAGATTCAGGACAAATGGTTCGGCGGCGAACCATTGGAAACTATCAAGCGAATCGGTTTGACGCCTGCGCAAAGGCAGTGGTTGAGCGAGCATCCGAAGGTTCGGTTCAGCGGCAACCCCAACTGGCTGCCTTATGAAGCGTTCGATAGCAGGGGGCGCTATATCGGTATCGTTGCCGATCATTTACGGCTTATCGAACAAATGTTGCCGATCGAGTTCGAAATCATACCGACGGCCACCTGGAGCGAGTCGATCGGCAAGGCCAGGACGGGCCAGGTCGACGTCTTGTCGGAAACGGCGGATTCGGATTTGAAGGCGGAATTGCAATTCACCCGGCCTTATCTGTCGAGCCCCGTGGTCATCGTCATGGACGAGGCCGAGGATTATGTCGACGGCATCGAGCAAATCAAGCAACGCAAGCTGGCGGTGATCAAGGATTACGGGTATGTGTCGAGAATCAAGGAGAATTATCCCGACATCGAATTTGCCGAGGTGGCGACCATACAGGAGGGGGTAACCGCGGTATCCACCGGCAAGGTCGATGCCTTGCTCTGCACGCTGGCCCAGGCCAGCTATCAGATCGCCGAATTGGGCATCAACAATGTGCGTATCGTCGGCAAAACCGAGTTCACCACGCAGTTGGCTTTTGGGGTGCGCCAGGAATTCGCCCCGTTAATTATCCATCATAAGGTTTAA
- a CDS encoding ATP-binding protein yields MSGWLFSPLLNKALAAIDQNRKQQILQNWGKAKFAARTDYTLLAQVASVLLLVLFVFWYWNRRLADEVLQRKRSEQALAALNRRFRLAADAVALGVWEFNCNQGLRDEAEFIFDDKMHEIYGLEKTATVSWKRWLETLHPDDRAGMRHCFNDLLKQGGQRHIEFRISHPDGDSRTIYSGISVVEHGKQACQFVGINWDISKIKRTERELEQAKLQAEQASRAKSEFLANMSHEIRTPMNAIIGFTELLDEQLVEPRLKSFVKTIRSAGNSLLALINDILDLSKIEAGKLQIVKTPCNPHELFSELGDIFLMKMREKNIDFILDIDPVIPSNLLLDSARLRQVLFNLIGNAVKFTEQGYIRVKARTDNEDDIHSKLDLLIDVEDSGIGISADQEQIIFQEFEQSCGQDIKKYGGTGLGLSISKRLVDMMGGRISLRSQPGKGSVFTIKLSDVAISSLSFAQESGAPARDGQVRFHPATILVVDDVEDNRSLLLAGFAETELEAVEAKNGLEAVNLARQQVFDLILMDIRMPVMDGYRAAREIKSFSKVPIVALTASVMTDEFERIRSEHFDGYLKKPVLKADLFKELSKFLPHDEPSPNEQPPPGVSLSEEELTYLPEILRQLQALMPQCRAISKNNNISDIQIFSDQLVALAEQYPLGLLADYAHNLNSRIDSFDISAIKQSLNGFTPLLKRLEEFHDSAMP; encoded by the coding sequence TTGAGCGGGTGGTTGTTTAGTCCGCTGTTGAACAAGGCCCTGGCGGCTATCGACCAGAACCGGAAACAACAAATCCTGCAGAATTGGGGCAAGGCGAAGTTCGCCGCCCGGACCGATTACACGTTGCTGGCCCAGGTCGCGTCCGTTTTATTGCTGGTTTTGTTCGTGTTTTGGTATTGGAACAGGCGGCTTGCCGACGAAGTCCTGCAACGCAAGCGCAGCGAACAGGCGTTGGCCGCGTTGAACCGCCGTTTCAGGTTGGCGGCCGATGCGGTGGCCCTGGGGGTATGGGAATTTAATTGCAATCAAGGGTTGCGAGATGAGGCGGAGTTTATTTTCGACGATAAAATGCACGAGATTTACGGTTTGGAGAAAACCGCTACCGTCTCCTGGAAGCGGTGGTTGGAAACGCTGCATCCCGATGATCGCGCTGGCATGCGGCATTGTTTCAACGATTTGCTGAAACAAGGGGGGCAACGGCATATCGAATTTCGCATTTCTCATCCCGACGGCGATAGCCGGACCATTTATTCCGGGATCAGTGTGGTCGAGCACGGCAAGCAGGCATGTCAATTCGTCGGTATCAATTGGGACATCAGCAAGATCAAGCGGACCGAACGCGAATTGGAGCAGGCCAAGCTTCAGGCCGAGCAGGCGAGCCGTGCCAAGTCGGAGTTTCTGGCCAATATGAGCCACGAGATTCGCACGCCGATGAATGCCATTATCGGTTTCACCGAGCTGTTGGACGAACAGCTCGTAGAACCGAGACTGAAATCCTTCGTCAAAACGATACGCTCGGCCGGCAATAGCTTGTTGGCCTTGATCAACGATATCTTGGATTTATCCAAGATCGAGGCCGGCAAATTGCAGATTGTCAAGACGCCCTGCAATCCCCATGAATTGTTCAGCGAGCTGGGCGATATTTTCCTGATGAAGATGCGGGAGAAAAATATCGACTTCATTCTCGATATCGATCCGGTGATTCCGTCTAACCTGCTGTTGGATTCGGCCCGATTGCGCCAGGTGTTGTTCAACCTGATCGGGAATGCCGTCAAATTTACCGAGCAGGGTTATATCCGCGTCAAGGCCCGCACCGATAACGAAGACGACATTCACAGCAAACTGGATTTGCTGATCGATGTCGAAGACAGCGGTATCGGTATTTCGGCAGACCAGGAGCAGATCATTTTTCAGGAGTTCGAGCAATCCTGCGGCCAGGATATCAAGAAATACGGCGGCACCGGATTGGGCTTGTCCATTAGCAAACGCCTGGTCGATATGATGGGCGGACGGATCAGCCTGCGAAGCCAGCCCGGAAAGGGTTCGGTATTCACCATCAAGCTGAGCGATGTCGCCATCTCCTCGCTGAGCTTCGCGCAAGAAAGCGGTGCTCCGGCAAGGGACGGGCAAGTGCGGTTTCATCCCGCCACCATTCTGGTGGTAGACGATGTCGAGGATAACCGTAGCTTATTGTTGGCCGGTTTTGCCGAGACCGAACTGGAGGCGGTCGAAGCGAAGAACGGTTTGGAAGCCGTAAATTTGGCCAGGCAACAAGTATTCGATTTGATTCTGATGGATATTCGCATGCCGGTCATGGACGGTTATCGGGCGGCCCGGGAAATCAAGTCTTTTTCCAAGGTGCCGATCGTCGCGTTGACCGCGTCGGTCATGACCGATGAATTCGAGCGTATCCGCAGCGAGCATTTCGATGGTTATCTGAAAAAACCGGTGTTGAAAGCCGATTTATTCAAGGAGTTGAGTAAATTCCTGCCCCACGACGAACCGTCACCGAACGAACAGCCGCCGCCAGGAGTTTCCCTGAGCGAGGAAGAGTTGACGTATCTCCCCGAGATTTTGCGGCAATTACAGGCGTTGATGCCGCAATGCCGAGCCATCTCGAAAAACAACAATATTTCCGATATTCAAATATTTTCCGATCAGTTGGTGGCGTTGGCCGAACAATATCCGCTCGGGTTACTTGCGGATTATGCCCATAATTTAAATAGCCGGATCGATAGTTTCGATATCTCGGCCATCAAGCAATCGCTGAATGGCTTTACGCCGTTATTGAAGCGATTGGAAGAGTTTCACGATAGCGCCATGCCTTGA
- a CDS encoding OmpP1/FadL family transporter, whose protein sequence is MTRNLGACLISAFCISNSQAAGFAVLEQTVRGLGVAYAGATAGGEDISTIFYNPAGLSEYTGTEIISGGHLVLSNTRFDATGSSDILNRPLGANESVTLNEQTLIPNLYFATDLMGPFRLGMGVTVPFGLGTRFSADWQGRYEAIDSELQSLDINPVISYKVNDKFSLGFGVSAQYVDVELSRAIDFGTLCFAQFGAAPCSGLSLAPQGADGKVELTGNGWNWGYNAGLLFKPLENLRIGLAYRSEIHHKISGKAEFQVPANAEIFKASGAFKDTSITAESYVPANFSFGISFRANPRLTLLFDLTWTEWKRVNKLSVQYDNPSQPPTSLTFAFKNTTRASVGWIYDINQTLSIRSGFTFDESPVKDSRTRTFQVPDSDRYWLATGLNYHPYSNVTFNFSYAHIFLNDAAIDREDVYGHSIQGRFESQIDLFSAELRFSF, encoded by the coding sequence ATGACCAGAAACCTTGGCGCTTGTTTGATTTCGGCGTTTTGCATTTCTAACAGTCAGGCTGCCGGATTTGCGGTATTAGAACAAACGGTTAGGGGCCTCGGCGTCGCTTACGCAGGTGCGACGGCAGGAGGTGAGGATATTAGCACCATTTTTTATAATCCGGCGGGCCTTTCTGAATATACAGGCACCGAGATCATATCGGGGGGACACCTGGTATTATCAAACACTCGATTTGATGCCACCGGCTCATCGGATATACTCAATCGGCCGTTGGGAGCGAACGAATCCGTCACGTTAAACGAACAAACACTCATTCCCAATCTTTATTTTGCCACCGACTTGATGGGGCCCTTCCGTCTGGGTATGGGCGTAACGGTTCCGTTCGGGCTCGGGACTCGTTTTTCGGCCGATTGGCAGGGGCGATATGAAGCGATTGATTCCGAGTTGCAATCATTGGATATCAATCCCGTTATTTCATATAAAGTAAACGATAAATTTTCTTTAGGTTTTGGCGTCAGTGCGCAATATGTTGATGTCGAATTAAGTCGTGCGATCGATTTCGGTACGCTCTGTTTTGCCCAATTTGGGGCTGCGCCTTGCTCAGGATTATCTTTAGCGCCGCAGGGAGCCGATGGCAAAGTTGAATTAACCGGTAATGGGTGGAACTGGGGCTATAATGCCGGCCTGTTATTCAAACCGCTGGAGAATTTACGTATCGGATTAGCCTATCGGTCGGAGATCCACCACAAAATTTCCGGGAAAGCCGAGTTTCAAGTGCCCGCTAACGCCGAAATATTCAAAGCATCCGGCGCATTCAAAGACACCTCAATTACCGCCGAGTCATATGTGCCGGCAAATTTTTCATTCGGGATCAGTTTTCGAGCTAATCCTCGATTAACGCTGCTATTCGATCTGACCTGGACCGAATGGAAGCGGGTAAATAAATTGTCGGTTCAGTACGACAACCCTTCTCAGCCCCCAACTTCCCTGACTTTTGCGTTTAAAAATACTACTCGAGCCTCAGTTGGATGGATATACGATATCAATCAGACACTCTCGATCCGCTCAGGCTTTACCTTCGATGAGTCGCCGGTCAAGGATTCCCGCACCCGGACCTTTCAAGTCCCGGACAGCGACCGCTATTGGTTAGCAACCGGCCTTAACTATCATCCTTATTCCAACGTGACGTTTAATTTCTCCTATGCCCATATATTTCTTAACGATGCGGCGATTGATCGTGAAGATGTCTATGGGCATAGCATACAGGGACGTTTCGAATCACAGATTGACCTTTTCAGTGCGGAATTGCGCTTCAGTTTTTAA